In Leptolyngbya sp. KIOST-1, one DNA window encodes the following:
- a CDS encoding sulfotransferase family protein, producing the protein MAKGTTAPVFIVGAPRSGTTLLATLLASHSQISCGPETHFFPYLEANYQHLAAVLRDGDWPSKATEFVGAIAVEDRPVADLFGVSPQAIHGYLAAHKPSPQALLESLTEPHRLALGKHRWAEKTPNHILHLATLRRLYPTARVVRIVRDPRDVALSMATRLPWTSDVPLHSAYLIERWYRQSKGFFERDRLAYTLRYETLIAEPTETLHQLCCFLQVPFEPAMLHTEAAARHTAPAHEPWKNQVAQGLDSSRCLVWQRRQPDDSLQAISTVCREMIADFGYRPLAGDFAPILAHHTSERFVRDRHQEIDQLLAHNHLLVPCDPLQLSSGEQVVYCDVPISGHNYGKSLRKFWQFCLTLVALWLKGVAIAFSAFGPSPEAEKNRLGQLAAHLLKRLGSPAELLAMIGQSSSQQ; encoded by the coding sequence ATGGCGAAGGGGACTACCGCGCCAGTTTTTATCGTCGGGGCACCGCGATCGGGCACCACCCTGCTGGCCACCCTGCTGGCCAGCCACAGCCAGATCAGCTGCGGTCCAGAGACCCACTTTTTTCCGTACCTGGAGGCCAACTACCAGCACCTGGCGGCCGTGCTCAGGGATGGGGACTGGCCGAGCAAGGCGACCGAATTTGTGGGGGCGATCGCCGTCGAAGACCGCCCAGTCGCCGATCTGTTTGGCGTTTCGCCCCAGGCCATTCATGGCTACCTGGCCGCCCACAAACCCTCGCCCCAGGCCCTGCTCGAAAGCCTGACCGAGCCGCACAGGCTGGCCCTGGGTAAGCACCGCTGGGCCGAAAAGACCCCCAACCACATCCTGCACCTGGCCACCCTGCGGCGGCTGTACCCCACCGCCAGGGTGGTGCGGATTGTGCGCGACCCCCGCGACGTGGCCCTGTCGATGGCGACCAGGCTGCCCTGGACCAGCGATGTGCCCCTGCACAGCGCCTACCTGATCGAGCGGTGGTATCGCCAGAGCAAGGGGTTTTTTGAGCGCGATCGGCTGGCCTACACGCTGCGGTACGAAACCCTGATAGCCGAACCAACCGAGACCCTGCACCAGCTGTGCTGCTTTCTCCAGGTTCCCTTTGAGCCCGCCATGCTCCACACCGAAGCCGCCGCCCGCCACACCGCCCCCGCCCACGAACCCTGGAAAAATCAGGTCGCCCAGGGGCTGGATTCGTCCCGCTGTTTGGTCTGGCAGCGGCGACAGCCCGACGACTCCCTGCAAGCCATCAGCACCGTCTGCCGGGAGATGATTGCCGACTTTGGCTACCGCCCGCTTGCAGGTGACTTTGCACCGATTTTGGCCCACCACACCAGCGAACGCTTTGTGCGCGATCGCCATCAGGAAATAGATCAACTCCTGGCCCACAACCACCTTTTAGTTCCCTGCGATCCGCTTCAACTGTCTAGCGGTGAACAGGTGGTCTATTGCGATGTGCCGATTAGTGGCCACAACTATGGCAAGAGCCTGAGAAAATTCTGGCAATTCTGCCTAACGCTGGTAGCGCTGTGGCTCAAGGGGGTGGCGATCGCCTTTAGCGCCTTTGGCCCCAGCCCCGAAGCTGAAAAGAATCGGCTCGGCCAACTGGCGGCACACCTGCTGAAGCGCCTGGGTTCGCCCGCAGAACTGTTGGCTATGATAGGGCAGTCCAGCTCTCAACAGTAA
- a CDS encoding DNA topoisomerase IB: protein MAKGSQQLAHRVDFDRALAEVTTEAPIQAARAAGLRYVSDGRPGLGRRRCGRGFIYFDAKGDRISDPAELKRLKALVIPPAWEEVWICPYPNGHLLATGRDAKGRKVYRYHPNWREVRNQTKFDRLIPFGYARPLIREVTDGHLRQRQLSRQKLLAIVVRLLDATVIRIGNDEYREQNQSFGLTTLQQEHVEVGSSTISFHFIGKSGVEHEIEVSDRRLARAIKRCQELPGQQLFQYVDEDGDRRAIDSADVNEYLQTITGAEFTSKDFRTWAGTACAAEILNDLGEPTSATNAQANIREAIKAAAAHLGNRVATCRKFYVHPTVTQAYADGWLLEVWREAAEAPSQLDLTAEEKALIAVLSHPQAQR from the coding sequence ATGGCTAAAGGTTCGCAACAGCTTGCCCATCGGGTCGATTTCGATCGCGCTCTGGCCGAGGTTACCACTGAGGCCCCAATCCAGGCCGCCCGCGCGGCGGGACTGCGCTACGTCAGCGACGGTCGCCCCGGCCTGGGGCGGCGGCGCTGCGGGCGCGGGTTTATCTATTTCGACGCCAAGGGCGATCGCATTTCCGACCCCGCCGAGCTGAAGCGGCTGAAGGCCCTGGTGATTCCGCCGGCCTGGGAGGAGGTGTGGATTTGCCCCTACCCCAACGGTCACTTGCTGGCCACCGGGCGCGACGCCAAAGGCCGCAAGGTCTACCGCTACCACCCCAACTGGCGGGAGGTGCGCAACCAGACCAAGTTTGATCGGCTGATTCCCTTCGGCTATGCCCGCCCGCTGATCCGCGAGGTCACCGATGGCCACCTGCGCCAGCGCCAGCTGTCGCGCCAGAAGCTGCTGGCGATCGTGGTGCGGCTGCTGGATGCCACCGTCATTCGGATTGGCAACGATGAGTACCGCGAGCAAAACCAGTCCTTTGGCCTGACCACCCTACAACAGGAGCATGTGGAAGTGGGCTCGAGCACCATCAGCTTTCACTTCATTGGCAAAAGCGGCGTGGAGCACGAGATCGAGGTGAGCGATCGCCGCCTGGCCCGGGCGATCAAGCGCTGCCAGGAACTCCCCGGTCAGCAGCTGTTTCAGTACGTCGATGAGGACGGCGATCGCCGCGCCATCGACTCGGCCGATGTGAATGAGTACCTGCAAACCATCACTGGAGCAGAGTTTACCTCCAAAGACTTCCGCACCTGGGCCGGCACCGCCTGCGCTGCCGAAATTCTCAACGACCTGGGGGAACCCACCTCCGCCACCAACGCCCAGGCCAATATTCGTGAGGCGATCAAAGCGGCGGCGGCACACCTGGGCAACCGGGTGGCCACCTGCCGCAAGTTCTACGTTCACCCCACCGTGACCCAGGCCTACGCGGACGGCTGGCTGCTGGAGGTCTGGCGCGAGGCGGCCGAGGCCCCCAGCCAGCTGGATCTGACCGCCGAGGAGAAGGCCCTAATCGCGGTGCTGAGCCATCCCCAGGCCCAGCGGTAG
- a CDS encoding anthranilate phosphoribosyltransferase family protein, with amino-acid sequence MSNEFRELLKHVGSGSHTSRALTRAEAEAATRMMLTQTATPAQIGAFMIAHRIKRPTAEELAGTLDAYQALGPTLPAIAPDSPYSGRALVLSCPYDGRSRTAPVTPVTALVLMAAGIPVVLHGGDRMPTKAGIPLVKLWQQLGVDLSCHNLEQAHALLNGTGLGFVYLPQHFPAAHGLVPYRDQIGKRPPFATVELMWSPYAGSHTLVMGFVHPPTEDFAKGTFGLRGHADWISVKGLEGSCDLARGRTAIVGVNRQGDFERLLLHPRDYGLEGDDVELDDEVTLGQRLRSVLAGQPTELYKTALWNAGFYLWQGGAAASLTEGLAQADALLTTGKALSQLEALRQQATALQPTLTYSHG; translated from the coding sequence ATGAGTAACGAGTTTCGGGAATTGCTCAAGCACGTGGGCAGTGGCAGCCACACCTCCAGGGCCCTGACCCGCGCCGAGGCCGAAGCCGCCACCCGCATGATGCTGACCCAAACTGCCACCCCGGCCCAGATTGGCGCGTTCATGATTGCCCATCGGATCAAGCGCCCCACCGCCGAAGAACTGGCGGGCACTCTGGACGCTTACCAAGCCTTGGGGCCAACCCTACCGGCGATCGCCCCCGACAGTCCCTACAGCGGCCGCGCCCTCGTGCTCAGCTGCCCCTACGACGGGCGATCGCGCACCGCCCCGGTCACCCCCGTTACGGCCCTGGTGCTGATGGCGGCGGGGATTCCCGTGGTGCTTCACGGCGGCGATCGGATGCCCACCAAGGCCGGCATTCCCCTGGTGAAGCTGTGGCAACAGCTGGGGGTAGACCTCAGCTGTCACAATCTGGAGCAGGCCCACGCCCTGCTCAACGGCACCGGTCTGGGGTTTGTCTATCTGCCCCAGCACTTTCCGGCTGCCCACGGCCTGGTGCCCTACCGCGACCAGATTGGCAAGCGCCCCCCCTTCGCCACGGTGGAGCTGATGTGGTCGCCCTACGCGGGGTCCCACACCCTGGTGATGGGGTTTGTCCACCCGCCCACCGAAGACTTTGCTAAGGGCACCTTTGGCCTGCGCGGCCACGCCGATTGGATCAGCGTCAAGGGGCTGGAGGGCAGCTGCGATCTGGCCCGGGGCCGCACCGCGATCGTGGGTGTCAACCGCCAGGGCGACTTTGAGCGCCTGCTGCTGCACCCCCGCGACTACGGGCTGGAGGGGGACGATGTGGAGCTGGACGACGAGGTCACCCTGGGCCAGCGGCTGCGATCGGTGCTGGCGGGCCAGCCCACAGAGCTGTACAAAACCGCCCTGTGGAACGCTGGATTTTACCTGTGGCAGGGGGGCGCAGCGGCGTCGCTGACGGAGGGGTTGGCCCAGGCCGACGCCCTGCTGACTACCGGCAAGGCGCTGAGTCAGCTAGAAGCCCTGCGCCAGCAGGCCACCGCGCTGCAACCTACTCTCACCTATAGCCACGGCTGA
- a CDS encoding LysR family transcriptional regulator has product MRIEQLQAFLSVAETGSFQAAAQQCQVTQSTVSRQVQALEAELDAPLFHRGAQAKLTVAGERLLPKARRIQQDWTQVSKDIADLMAGKQPELCVAAIQSVCATVLPPVLQQFCAEYPQVQLRVTALGSDRSLKVLRDGLVDLAIVMDNPRLTTQPEMVVTPLFEEPVEVLMGADHDLANQPAIAWEMLSRFPQILFKDGYGMQRLVQQQFQDRGETFNAALELNTLDAFRGVIRQGNFVALLPQSALTDCRDDPTLAVRPTEAPVLTRSVVLVTTRDRLGIPPIQRFHALVQSLSSPSWQRSRAAAVSYT; this is encoded by the coding sequence ATGCGTATTGAACAGCTCCAGGCGTTTTTATCGGTGGCCGAAACCGGCAGTTTTCAGGCGGCGGCCCAGCAGTGCCAGGTGACTCAGTCCACGGTCAGCCGCCAGGTGCAGGCCCTGGAGGCCGAACTGGACGCGCCGCTGTTCCACCGCGGGGCCCAGGCCAAGCTAACCGTGGCCGGAGAGCGACTGCTGCCCAAGGCTCGCCGGATTCAGCAGGACTGGACTCAGGTGTCGAAGGATATTGCCGACCTGATGGCGGGCAAGCAGCCAGAGCTGTGCGTGGCGGCGATTCAGTCGGTGTGTGCCACGGTGTTGCCCCCTGTCCTGCAGCAGTTTTGCGCCGAGTATCCCCAGGTGCAGCTACGGGTGACGGCCCTGGGCAGCGATCGCTCCCTCAAGGTGTTGCGCGATGGCCTGGTGGACCTGGCCATTGTGATGGACAACCCGCGCCTCACCACCCAGCCCGAAATGGTGGTCACCCCCCTGTTTGAAGAACCGGTAGAGGTGCTGATGGGGGCCGACCACGACCTGGCCAACCAGCCCGCGATCGCCTGGGAGATGCTGTCGCGGTTTCCTCAAATTTTGTTCAAAGACGGCTACGGCATGCAGCGGCTGGTGCAGCAGCAGTTTCAGGACCGGGGCGAAACCTTCAATGCCGCCCTCGAACTCAACACCCTCGATGCCTTTCGGGGGGTGATTCGCCAGGGCAACTTTGTGGCGCTACTGCCCCAGTCCGCCCTGACCGACTGCCGCGACGACCCTACCCTGGCGGTGCGCCCCACCGAGGCTCCGGTGCTCACTCGCTCGGTGGTGCTGGTCACCACCCGCGATCGCCTGGGGATTCCGCCCATTCAGCGCTTCCACGCCCTGGTGCAGAGTCTGTCCAGCCCCAGCTGGCAGCGCTCGCGAGCCGCCGCCGTATCCTATACCTGA
- a CDS encoding HEAT repeat domain-containing protein yields the protein MSAFNEFLPNSVTLDDQAIAVRAAVAELGRGNFHDRWDQSRQVAHLGEAALADLLALLEDEDSDWEARWFAARALGEFSHPQVIQALIATFAATTDDDLRQSVATALTQIGHPAIAALGEQLAHPALRPVAVQALARIPHPATLPLLIEATGDPRSPVRATALDALSPFADPTTWPIVERGLRDPAAAVRAAAIRGVLGLRGHLSPQTVVEALAPLVDDVDQGIAQQAIYALGRLAQPPATAVLLGGLDTRPPDPRQTALVQALLWQNSAAALTGLIEAWAELTAAARLVLIQGLPTLGADLHQRAGLTLQDWLEELPATADHSALRRHLVLALGQVGQADAEPLLRSLLHDPDRGVQIHAEAALRQLQQQQS from the coding sequence GTGTCTGCGTTTAATGAGTTTTTACCCAATTCGGTGACCCTCGACGACCAGGCGATCGCGGTTCGAGCTGCCGTGGCCGAACTGGGGCGGGGCAACTTTCACGATCGCTGGGATCAGTCCCGGCAGGTGGCCCACCTGGGTGAGGCAGCCCTGGCCGATCTGCTGGCTCTGCTGGAGGATGAGGACAGCGACTGGGAGGCCCGCTGGTTTGCCGCCCGCGCCCTGGGCGAGTTCAGCCACCCCCAGGTGATTCAGGCCCTGATCGCCACCTTTGCCGCCACCACCGACGACGACCTGCGCCAGTCGGTGGCCACCGCCCTCACCCAGATTGGCCACCCCGCGATCGCGGCCCTGGGGGAGCAGCTGGCGCACCCCGCCCTGCGTCCGGTGGCGGTGCAGGCCCTGGCCCGCATTCCCCACCCCGCCACCCTACCGCTGCTGATCGAGGCCACTGGCGACCCGCGATCGCCTGTGCGGGCGACGGCCCTGGATGCCCTCAGCCCCTTTGCCGATCCCACCACCTGGCCGATCGTGGAGCGGGGCCTGCGAGATCCGGCGGCGGCGGTGCGGGCGGCGGCGATTCGCGGGGTGCTGGGTCTGCGCGGCCACCTCAGCCCTCAGACCGTGGTTGAGGCCCTGGCTCCGCTGGTTGACGATGTCGACCAGGGCATTGCCCAGCAGGCGATCTATGCCCTGGGGCGACTGGCCCAGCCCCCTGCGACGGCGGTGCTGCTTGGGGGGCTGGACACCCGGCCCCCAGACCCCCGTCAGACGGCCCTGGTGCAGGCGTTGCTCTGGCAGAACAGCGCCGCCGCTCTGACGGGCCTAATCGAAGCCTGGGCCGAGCTGACCGCCGCCGCCCGTCTGGTCCTGATTCAAGGGCTGCCGACCCTGGGGGCCGACCTGCACCAGCGGGCAGGGCTGACCCTCCAGGATTGGCTGGAAGAGCTGCCCGCCACCGCTGACCACAGCGCCCTGCGGCGGCACCTGGTGCTGGCCCTGGGCCAGGTGGGCCAGGCCGATGCCGAGCCGCTGCTGCGATCGCTGCTGCACGACCCCGACCGGGGAGTGCAGATCCACGCCGAGGCGGCTCTGCGCCAGCTACAGCAGCAGCAATCCTAA
- a CDS encoding ferredoxin--nitrite reductase — MTTSLDTANPTANAKLNKFEQFKAAKDGLLVKHELEQFAQMGWEAVDDTDLTHRLKWLGIFFRPVTPGKFMLRLRLPNGLLTGYKARTLAEIVQRYGEDGSADITTRQNLQLRGILLEDIPDIFRRMHAAGLTSVQSGMDNVRNITGSPVAGLDADELIDTQGLVRKVQDMITANGEGNPAFTNLPRKFNIAIEGGRDNSIHAEINDIAFVPAYREGVLGFNVLVGGFFSARRCEAAIPLNAWVTPDDSVVELCRAILEVYRDNGPRTNRQKARLMWLIDEWGLERFRAAVEAAYGQPLLSAAPTDEMDWDKRDHIGVYRQKQVGLNYVGLHVPVGRLVASDLFDLARLAEVYGNGELRLTVEQNVIIPNVPDSRLAVLLQEPLLERFSIAPSALTRSLVSCTGAQFCNFALVETKQRALALAHALDAELTLTQPVRIHWTGCPNSCGQPQVADIGLMGTKVRKDGKTVEGVDIFMGGKVGKEAHLGEKVQQGVPCDELHGVLRSLLIDNFGAQPKAASSPSRNGAMVTAD; from the coding sequence GTGACCACTTCCCTCGACACGGCCAACCCAACGGCCAATGCCAAACTCAACAAATTTGAACAATTCAAGGCCGCCAAAGACGGACTGCTGGTCAAGCACGAGCTAGAGCAGTTTGCCCAAATGGGGTGGGAAGCCGTTGACGATACCGACCTCACCCACCGGCTCAAATGGCTGGGTATTTTCTTTCGCCCGGTCACCCCCGGCAAGTTCATGCTGCGCCTGCGGCTGCCCAACGGGCTGCTGACGGGCTACAAGGCCCGCACCCTGGCGGAAATCGTGCAGCGCTACGGCGAGGACGGCAGTGCCGACATCACCACCCGGCAAAACCTCCAGCTGCGGGGCATTCTGCTCGAAGACATTCCCGACATCTTTCGCCGCATGCACGCCGCAGGACTGACCTCGGTGCAGTCGGGCATGGACAATGTGCGCAACATCACCGGGTCGCCCGTGGCAGGCCTCGACGCCGACGAGCTGATCGACACCCAGGGGCTGGTGCGCAAGGTGCAGGACATGATCACCGCCAACGGGGAGGGCAACCCGGCCTTTACCAACCTGCCCCGCAAGTTCAACATCGCCATCGAGGGGGGCCGCGACAACTCTATCCACGCTGAAATCAACGACATTGCCTTTGTGCCCGCCTACCGCGAGGGGGTGCTGGGCTTTAACGTGCTGGTGGGCGGGTTCTTTTCGGCCCGGCGCTGTGAGGCGGCGATTCCGCTCAATGCCTGGGTAACCCCCGACGACAGCGTGGTGGAGCTGTGCCGCGCCATTCTGGAGGTCTACCGCGACAACGGCCCCCGCACCAACCGCCAGAAGGCTCGCCTGATGTGGCTGATCGACGAGTGGGGGCTGGAGCGGTTTCGGGCGGCGGTGGAGGCGGCCTACGGTCAGCCGCTGCTGAGTGCCGCCCCCACCGACGAGATGGACTGGGACAAGCGCGACCACATCGGCGTCTACCGCCAGAAGCAGGTGGGGCTCAACTACGTGGGCCTGCACGTGCCCGTGGGACGCCTGGTGGCTAGCGACCTGTTCGACCTGGCTCGGCTGGCGGAGGTCTACGGCAATGGCGAACTGCGGCTGACGGTGGAGCAGAATGTAATCATCCCCAACGTGCCGGACTCGCGGCTGGCGGTGCTGCTGCAGGAGCCGCTGCTGGAGCGGTTTTCCATTGCTCCCTCCGCCCTGACGCGATCGCTGGTTTCCTGCACCGGGGCGCAGTTCTGCAACTTTGCCCTGGTCGAAACCAAGCAGCGGGCCCTGGCCCTGGCCCACGCCCTGGACGCCGAACTCACCCTGACCCAGCCGGTGCGGATTCACTGGACGGGTTGCCCCAACTCCTGCGGCCAGCCCCAGGTGGCCGACATTGGCCTGATGGGCACCAAAGTGCGCAAGGACGGCAAAACCGTGGAGGGGGTGGATATTTTTATGGGCGGCAAAGTGGGCAAAGAAGCTCACCTGGGGGAAAAAGTGCAGCAGGGCGTTCCCTGCGATGAGCTGCACGGGGTGCTGCGATCGCTGCTGATCGACAACTTTGGCGCTCAGCCGAAGGCGGCATCCAGCCCCTCCCGCAACGGCGCAATGGTGACGGCGGACTAA
- a CDS encoding molybdopterin oxidoreductase family protein, whose product MPDPAKTLCPYCGVGCGLEVLPPAQPNKPTNRDAAGHPLWQTRGDRAHPSSQGMVCVKGATVAESLDRDRLKYPMLRASLDAPFERVSWNVALDAIASRIQTVRDTMGPDGICVYGSGQFQTEDYYVAQKLVKGCLGTNNFDANSRLCMSSAVAGYIQSFGADGPPCCYADLEATDCAFLIGTNTAECHPIVFNRLRKYHKRHSHVKLIVVDPRRTDTAKAADLHLAIRPGTDITLLNGIGHLLLRWGAIDPEFIDGCTQGFASYTEVLRHYSPEIVADRCGITVADLETAARTWAQAKAVLSLWSMGLNQSSEGTAKVRSLINLHLMTGHIGRPGAGPFSLTGQPNAMGGREAGGLSHILPGYRLVKNADHRRQVEAFWGLPAGQISATPGLAVGEMMLALEQQQVGLLWIAATNPAVSLPDLNRTKAALRQSPFTVYQDAYYPTETAEFAHLLLPAAQWGEKTGTMTNSERVVTLCPAFRPPPGEARPDWEIFAEVGRRLGFADRFAFADSAAVHREFAAITRGQPCDMTGISHDRLAAHGPIQWPCPDPETAETAATKYDKRLYTKGIFATPDRRARFAALHSNGLAEPPDDQYPFVLTTGRLYGHWHTQTRTGRIEKIQKMHPAPFLEMNPRDAQQLQVQGGEWVEVRSPRGSARLPVLVTQNIRRGSLFVPMHWGSLWAKDAECNALTHPLACPISGQPELKACAVQVVPLNRLSAEQTALPEALPQALGSSILSAAPTP is encoded by the coding sequence ATGCCTGACCCCGCCAAAACCCTGTGTCCTTACTGCGGCGTGGGTTGCGGCCTGGAAGTTCTCCCCCCGGCCCAGCCCAACAAGCCCACCAACCGCGATGCAGCGGGCCATCCGCTGTGGCAGACCAGGGGCGATCGCGCCCATCCCTCCAGCCAGGGGATGGTGTGCGTCAAGGGGGCCACCGTGGCCGAGTCTCTCGATCGCGATCGGCTCAAGTACCCTATGCTGCGGGCCTCGCTCGACGCCCCCTTTGAGCGGGTGTCGTGGAATGTGGCGCTGGATGCGATCGCGAGCCGCATTCAAACCGTGCGCGACACGATGGGACCGGACGGCATCTGCGTCTACGGCTCAGGGCAGTTTCAAACCGAAGACTACTACGTGGCCCAGAAGCTGGTGAAGGGCTGCCTGGGCACCAACAACTTCGACGCCAACTCGCGGTTGTGCATGTCCTCGGCGGTGGCGGGCTATATTCAGAGCTTTGGGGCCGACGGTCCCCCCTGCTGCTACGCCGACCTGGAGGCCACCGACTGCGCCTTTTTGATCGGCACCAACACCGCCGAGTGCCACCCGATTGTGTTCAACCGGCTGCGCAAGTACCACAAGCGCCACAGCCACGTGAAGCTGATCGTGGTCGACCCCCGCCGCACCGACACCGCCAAGGCCGCCGACCTGCACCTGGCCATTCGCCCCGGCACCGACATCACCCTGCTCAACGGCATTGGCCACCTGCTGCTGCGCTGGGGAGCGATCGACCCAGAGTTTATCGACGGCTGCACCCAAGGCTTTGCCAGCTATACCGAGGTGCTGCGCCACTACAGCCCAGAAATTGTGGCCGATCGCTGCGGCATTACGGTCGCCGATCTCGAAACCGCTGCCCGCACCTGGGCCCAGGCCAAGGCGGTGCTTTCGCTGTGGTCGATGGGGCTAAACCAGTCATCGGAGGGCACCGCCAAGGTCAGGTCACTAATCAACCTGCACCTGATGACTGGCCACATCGGTCGTCCGGGGGCGGGGCCGTTTTCCCTCACCGGCCAGCCCAACGCCATGGGGGGCCGCGAGGCCGGGGGGCTATCCCACATTCTGCCGGGCTACCGCCTGGTCAAAAACGCCGACCACCGCCGCCAGGTCGAGGCCTTCTGGGGCCTGCCCGCCGGGCAGATCTCGGCGACGCCGGGGCTGGCCGTAGGCGAGATGATGCTGGCCCTGGAGCAGCAGCAGGTGGGCCTGCTGTGGATTGCCGCCACCAACCCGGCGGTCAGCCTGCCCGACCTCAACCGCACCAAGGCCGCCCTGCGCCAGTCGCCCTTTACGGTGTATCAGGACGCCTACTACCCCACCGAAACCGCCGAGTTTGCCCACCTGCTGCTGCCCGCCGCCCAGTGGGGCGAAAAAACCGGCACCATGACGAATTCTGAACGGGTGGTCACCCTCTGCCCCGCCTTCCGGCCCCCGCCGGGCGAGGCCCGCCCCGACTGGGAAATTTTTGCTGAGGTGGGTCGCCGCCTGGGCTTTGCCGATCGGTTTGCCTTTGCAGACAGTGCAGCGGTACACCGTGAATTTGCTGCCATCACCCGAGGCCAGCCCTGCGATATGACCGGGATCAGCCACGATCGCCTCGCCGCCCACGGCCCCATCCAGTGGCCCTGTCCCGACCCCGAAACCGCTGAAACCGCCGCCACCAAATACGACAAGCGCCTCTATACCAAAGGTATCTTTGCCACCCCCGATCGCCGCGCCCGCTTTGCCGCCCTGCACTCCAACGGGTTGGCTGAACCCCCCGATGACCAGTATCCCTTCGTGCTCACCACCGGACGGCTCTACGGCCACTGGCACACCCAGACCCGCACCGGCCGGATCGAAAAAATTCAGAAGATGCATCCGGCCCCGTTTCTCGAAATGAACCCCCGCGACGCCCAGCAGTTGCAGGTGCAGGGGGGGGAATGGGTGGAGGTGCGATCGCCCCGGGGCAGCGCCCGACTGCCGGTGCTGGTCACCCAAAACATTCGCCGGGGCAGCCTGTTTGTACCCATGCACTGGGGTAGCCTGTGGGCCAAGGATGCCGAGTGCAACGCCCTCACCCATCCGTTAGCCTGCCCAATCTCGGGCCAGCCCGAGCTGAAGGCCTGTGCCGTGCAGGTGGTGCCCCTAAACCGTCTCAGCGCCGAGCAAACGGCCCTACCCGAGGCTTTACCCCAGGCCCTGGGATCGTCTATTCTCTCAGCAGCACCCACTCCCTGA
- a CDS encoding phosphate-starvation-inducible PsiE family protein → MAKRARRLIDQLSNETFLSRLHQFEGTLSKVLCLGMVLVILAIVFDLAVVLVRAIFTTAPGAFLGQTVIDIFGLFLTVLIALEILENITAYIQKHVVQVELVIVTALTAVGRKFIILDLDKVTGTTLIGLAIAILALAISYWIVRSSHR, encoded by the coding sequence ATGGCGAAACGGGCCAGACGACTGATCGATCAGCTCAGCAATGAAACCTTTCTATCGCGGCTACACCAGTTTGAAGGCACCCTTTCTAAAGTGCTGTGCTTGGGCATGGTGTTGGTTATTTTGGCGATTGTATTCGACCTGGCGGTAGTGCTGGTGCGGGCCATTTTCACCACAGCCCCCGGCGCGTTTCTAGGCCAGACCGTGATCGATATTTTTGGCCTCTTTTTAACCGTGCTCATCGCCCTGGAGATTTTAGAAAATATCACCGCCTACATTCAAAAACATGTGGTGCAGGTCGAGCTGGTGATTGTTACAGCCCTGACGGCTGTGGGGCGAAAATTTATTATTCTCGATCTAGACAAAGTGACGGGCACAACCCTGATTGGGCTTGCGATCGCCATCTTGGCCCTGGCGATTAGCTACTGGATTGTGCGATCGAGCCACCGCTAA